Genomic DNA from Manihot esculenta cultivar AM560-2 chromosome 15, M.esculenta_v8, whole genome shotgun sequence:
GAGAAGTACAATAGAGCTCACGGCCAAACAAGCCTACAGAAACATGTCTCAACATACATAGCGGTGCGAATCTCAATATACTTGCACCGGACGATAAAGTCTTCATCAGAAATCAAACAAAATAGAGCTACTCTCTGACGATCACAACTCAGATTAAATAGTTTTATTACTTgctacattatttttttttttttcaaatagagAGCAGTATggcattaaattatattttttttgtaatatatATAACATAGAATTTGTTATAATTGTGTGAAGTGAAATTTATACTATCATgctttatgaaattaaaaaaaaatattgtttgtattttataaaaaataattttttttttataaaaaaagaatgCAATAATGAGGCCCACCGCACCACAGGCGCAAATGAATCAGAACTTCAAATCGTGTGTCGATCCCGCCAAGCTCTAAAAGAGAGTCCATCGAAGTCTACGGCTAGGACAAACTAAAGTTATATGCCCGGGCCTGCCACACCCAAAGGAAATACGTATCCAAAATCACGAATAAATGCCAAAGAATTGAATACAGGACTCTTCTTCACTACTCTTCAACAAAACCACCTGAATTAAACTGAAacccaattaaaattaataaatttgatttaattcaaaatatattGAATTTCCTTAAATGATTCTGGAACTAACCTAATAAAGATGCATCTCTCtataagattaaattaaattaaaaattaaatcaacttgtatctaaaattgaaaataagacTAGAAGAGAAGAGTTACTATTGTCTGATCTAAGTGCCGTTGAATCAATGAACTGAAACACTGATTCCGGAACTAACCTAATAAAGATGCATCTCTCTATAACGGTTTAGAGAGAATTTTCTCATtttggttttttcttttttgaggcTCCAGGCCTTTTTTTCTGCAGTTCAGCGGCTCTTACTGGTGAGGAGCCTTTCTCCCTTGTCCCATAAGTGGGTTACTCTCCTCTCCTCTTGGGTtgtttttttcatataaataattattgtgTGGTTCATTTTTGAGATAGATCAGTGCTGAATAGTGACGGTTTTTGTTAGATCTACAGTATTTTGTGGGTTGTTagctttgtttttcttttttgtaaaGTTGAAAGAGTGACAACTATAACATTTTCTTGAAGAGTCTAGTATTCCGGAGTTTATAAGTAATAACTTTTGCTTGTTGCTGGCTGTAAAGTCTTACCCGGAGACTATCTTGTCAACTGTATAACCTCTATTTCTTTATCTGCATGCGGCTTTGGCTTGGCTTTGAAGGTTACCTTAGACTTAATAGTAGAAGTTACATCCTTCTCTTTCTTAAGTGTACGACATTCGCTACCAGCACTAGATCTAGCGTTGTTTACATTTGCTTATGATCTTTGTGCCATCCATTCAGATCTGGCTTGCTTGCCGGTGGTAGTGCTGTTCTCTAGTTTGTTGTTTATGGCTTCGGCTACGGTTAAAGGAGCAGCCCTTCTGCTTCTGTTTCAGTTTTGATGGGCTACAGCAATGAAAAGTTCGGAAATGATGCACAGTATTTTTCCTTAAGTTTTGCCTGATTAATTCTCGGATCAAATTATTTTATCGAGTCAAGAATTTATAATTCTGTTTGTTTTTATAGGAACACTGTTTGTTTTTTGTTGGATGGATTTCTATACTTTGGACTGTGTTTGATTCTCTGTAGACTAGTGTTGTAGTCTCTTAAGCCTGTTAGGCTTTTTAATGAATCTTTGTATCtttctctaaaaaaaaaaaagctaattcCGAGCCCAAAACAACCAGTGGCCAAGCCTACTAGCAAGGCACTAGAATAGTATTACACCCaaggtgttattattattattattattattaatttgcctccataaaatatttcatagaaACGGTTtataataaaatgattttttttaaatttatttgcaaCAGTAAAAGCCATAACATTTCTTTTTCTTAGGTTTGGTGCACTTGATCAAAAACTGGGGAAAAAATATTTGCGAGTTCTGGCCAACATTAAATGCAATACGTAGAGCATCATGAAGTCTAATTCATGAaggtaaaaagaaaaagtaaattcCATTTCTCCATTTCTTTTGGACTAGGGAAAAGAAGttattctaaaataatttacaaTTTCCCGCAACATACAGCTCAacccaaaaaaggaaaaaatgaaaaataaaataaaagatgaacaGCGGTGCTCAATTTATCATGGGTTCACAATTGTCCAACCATTTTCATCTGGAGGAGATTTGTCACCTGCAACAGATGCAATTTCAGGCTTAGGAGGCTTCTTCGAAAATAATGATGACTTCCCATCAAAGAAATTAGAGAATGGTTGACGATGTGAGATCTCTGAATTTTTCTCATCTTTTAAAGATGATTTTCTCAGGTTTTTATCCTTGCTGCCGAAGTTCAGGCCAAGCCTCTTAAACCTACTTTTTAGTTCACCCGCAGTGGTGCTGGTGGTTTCTTCTGTCTGCTTTATTGCCTTTAGGACTTCTTCTGGATTCAGTAGCATTTTCTCCACTGTTTCATACACCTAAATcagaaatttataatattagaaTAAGTTAAGAAAACCATCATGCGTTATTTTCTTGTTGGAATATGAGAACCGTAAGTACATAGCAGTCCAGTTGTAAACTATTTTGCATAATAAaatctggaaaaaaaaaaaaaaaaaaagctatgcAATGCTAATATCaaactaaaaactaaaattagaaATTTAACTATGGAGAATAGAAAAGTGGTGCAAATGGTTTTTGTGCATGAGTAAGCATGCACATATAGGGCGCTCTACATGTGCTGCTTCCATATATATGGCAAACAGAACTCGTAAGGAACGATAAATGCCATTGCATTTTGAATAGAATTTGAGATCGCCCTTTGTTCAATAGATCACCTCCATTCCCACTCTTGGCTCGATCAAGTAACATGCTAAGAACTAGGGCTCAGCTTTGCTTGAATGACTTGGCAAAAGATAAATATGCATGTCAGTATTGATCACCTCTTAAAGATAACTTACCTGGCAAAGATCATCCACTTTCTCGCTCCAGCTGCTTCCTTGACAAGTGAAAACAATATAGTCTTTAAACTCATTAAATAGCTTTGACAAATCATTGTTACTGGAGAGTTTTGATTCTGCCATCACAAATCCTAATCCAAGCTGAAAATTTCAGAATGTTGGACATCATTAGCACCATAAATATGTATGTTGACTGACTGAGAATTTGCAAATAATAGACtagctctatatatatatataaaagtttgtTGAGACAAATTTCCCTGTTTGtctataaaataacaataaacaGCCCATACTGAATAAATTGAGAAATATAAGATATTCATCAAACCATGGATAGACAAACATGcataataaaatttgattagGTAGCTtactaaagaaataaaaagttgTTCAAACAGCTCAGAAGGTGAGAGTTCCTCTAGGTCTTGCAGAACACCCTCCCTGCAGAATTTACGGACCTCTTCTTCAATCCAGGTATGCTAGGCTCACTAATTGTAGCTTGGAAAAGAAATAACATCATAATACACATCAAAATAACAATTCCATCTTACACTGCCAAATCCTCATCAAATAGGGGAGCCTGTTTAATAGCTGGTACCGCTTTGGCTGTTTCCCACAGTTCAAGCCACAAGTTTCCTATCATTTAAAAAAAGACACTATTGGCACAAATTGATAATACACTTCCAGATAAAATACCAAGTACTCAAAGGCTTCAAGATATTTGAAGTATTTGAACATTTTTCTATacaattttatataaaagttaGTACATAATACCAGAAGTAAAAtgacaaaataatttttattttttgctgcACATAGATCAGGAAAAAATTTCCCATGTAGAACTTGCAATGAAAAAACTGAATCAGTCGCCAACAGATATCTCTTAAGCAATTTTGTGCACAAAAGATACAATTAATCAGTAAAATTACACAATTGCTATCATAGCAACCCTTTCATAAATAGAACTTAATGATGATTAATTTTGCAGTACAGCAATTTATTAAGAAATGAACATAGGATAAAGCCCAGACCTTCCTTTTGCATTCGACGACTAAGTTGACCCCTCATAGAAGATGCATCGCCTCCCTCAAAAAACCCATTAGCCTCATCAAGGTCATCTGTCCAGTCCGGAGGAGAGTACCATCTTACAAAATCTTCCAAGATACAACCAGGATTTGCAGCCTAATTCATTAGAACATACAGAATCCAGTTAAATTCATAATAATCTTGACAATCCATTAGGTAGATAAACTTCCTAAATTCAGAAAATCTACCTTGAAGGCCTGCATGTCAGAGAGTAGTTGAGAACACCCAGCACCAACACTGACAAAAAGATATAAGATAATTATCAAAGCATGCCCTAACTTAATAACTTTCCTCTGTGTCAACAAGTTAACAGTATATTGAGCAAATGAGGTACTTATATGCTTCTTCCTTAACTGTTAATCTATAACCAATAGCATGCATACATGGCCAAGAAAGTTAATCAGTAGTTACAATAATGCACTTCATGATTATTGAAGAATATGGAAGGTCCCTaaatcttaataataataataataataacaaaaataaagagatttaaAATCAGGATATCATGAAAAGGTGCAACTAGAAGGAAAtttcagaaaatattttaaagaaaacaGGTCAAAATCTAAAACGATTAACCGAGTCAAGATACTCAATAAACAAACCTCCCAGTTCGAAGCACAAActcctcattttcttttataagaTCTTCAGTAAGCAAAGGCCCTTCCTACATATGTAAATGCATACTgattagaataaaaaaatttaaatacataGTAATCTTCAAGCAAAATTCACTATTCTACCTGTGTTATTGGGGAGTACACTGGTTCACCTGTTTCCAAAAGAGTTAAATTGTCAGCTGGCTGATCAGCACCCAACCGAAGGACATTTTCCCCACTGCTCAATCTAGCATACAAAATACGACTTGGGCTGACAGTCCCATTAGAAATAACCGACTGTTCAGCATGTGAACTGGCATCCCTCATTACCAATTCTAGCGATTCAGTGGCCAGACTGTGACGCCTTTTCCTGGAAAGACAGCAATTGAAGACCTGAAATTTCTGGTATAAAAGACAGGAATTTAGATCTGGAAGATCATCCAAAGGGATGCCAGGTAAATGTAGTTCTTCAGACCAGAGTCTTCTCACCTACATGTGTTGATAAATTCAAAAGATACTTTGTCAGGCAAAGAAACAATGAATGAAGTATCAATAATACTACAATTTCAGTACAATAATAGGAATTAAGTCCAAAAGTTTTCTGGTttacattatttaaaaaaaaaaaactacttgcatttgtcaaataatcaaataatatttcataaaaagatACAGATTTCAAGAATATATATAACCCATCCATTCAAATTTTGGCACAAGCAACACATCATAAGCAAACTTTTTCAACATGTTAACCTTTTGCATTAGTTCTGATTGCAGAATCCACATGACCTACTTACTTCAGAAATAATTTTGCACCATATAAATGCCATTTTCCGCAATGTTTTAAAGCTTCCAATTACTTCAGATAGCTTGACAAGCAAGCTCTCAGGAGGAGTACCATGGATATCTCTAAGCAAAGTTAATGCTTCTGAACCAGAGCTGATGTTCCTTTTGAGAAACCTTCCCTCTGTGAATATCTTGCAAATATTACAATGGAAGTGAAAGATCATAACAGGATTGCATGAagtattaatatgaaaattatgcTACAAGGAAGCACTCTTTAACATTATCAAACAATGAACCTACCTACATCAAACAGTGAATGTATCAAGGACAAAACCTTCTCCTCATCGGCACCAAACTCAGATGCAAGCTTATCCTCCTTGTCACGAAGCACTAATGACTTAACTGCAGCAAGGCTCAAGCTTGCCCTCTCCATGATAGGTGAAGAGGCTCCAGATGATACCAAAATATCTTTCATTGTTTTGTGCTTCTTCCCAGCACTGGAAAAAAGATCCCAAGAATTGAGACAAAAGCAATTAATAACCTGATATGCAAACTGGAAAAAGAGATAAATCCGTGAAAGAATTAAGTGTTTTCAAGGATAAGGGCTAGAAAGCTGAGGAAAAAgttaaaagaaaacaaaaatactTACTCAATAGCTATAGCCAACTGCTTCATGACAGATGTTGAGGGGATGCTATCTGGATTGGTAGAATTTAATCTATCTACTATGGCAGATACTTGTGAACCCTATGAAATACTTAGCTCATCAGGAACAAAGAGAATTCCACCATTTGTTTGAGCCAACCATCACACACAATTATAGTTCATCTACCACAGATAAAATGCCATTGCAATTGgcatgtaaaaacataaaaaatatatatatgttaatTTCATTACCTTCGCTTCAACATCATTTTTCATGTACACTATGTACATATTTTCATCATAAAAAGGAATATCCATGATTGTTTCTTCTACTTTCTCTGCATGATTTTCAGCTCCCTTCTTTCCAATTCTTATGTTCTTCAACCTATCTTGCCACTCCTGTTTCGTCCCTATGTGTGTAGGCCTCCACCTCAAATGCTTCCCCTCATTATTACCCTGCATCATCCcaatactatttaaaaaaagaagattATCTGATAGCAAAGGACAAACACCCATTTTTGGGAAATTCTATGgttattttgttttctttaaaGTAAATTTTACTTGGAGATAACGACCATTAAATGAATGAATATTGGTTTATCTAATGGTAAAAATAacgaatataaataaaatagatagAAAAACAAATTAATGATAGAAGACATCCATTTTATAATATGATAATTTCCACCTTTTCATATCAAAGGATAAGTAAAAGTTCAGCCCTCGTCAGTTTGATTAACGATTACCAggaaaaaaatcaaagaaaataaaataaaccctCTCTTTGATAGAACAACTAAGCTAAATAAACCTAATCCTTCACTCAGAAGTCAAAGGACGAAATTCTTTTATTCTCTCTACTTCTCTTCCTTTCCTTGCAACCAAACGGAAATTACTTTCTACACGTAAATGGAGGAAATTCTTAATACTTGTAATTACAGTGTATAAAACCAACATTTCCAATCGGAATCCAAATCAATTTCACTAATGTAATTCTACTTTCCAGCTAAAGACCTGCATACCTTTGACTCAGCGTCATTCTTAAGATACTCATCTTCTAATTGCCTCTTCGATTCCTTTGCCGTTTGCTTATCCGAATCTTCTCCAATCGAGCAggccaaaaaaaaaagggggagccaataaaataaattaacgaaaatagtaaaagaaaaaagacaaaaatagcgagaaaaaaaataacgggaaaacataaataacaaacaaaaataaaaagcaaaAATCTAAGAACCTGCTCGATCGGATTTAAAGTCGGATTTAATATCAGTAAAAACTCGCTCAGCTTTAGCAGCAGCAGAATGGAAAGCGATCTTAGCTTTCGACACAAAAGAAGGCGCCTCCATATCCTGCCCGGAGTGTGGTAGGTGAAGATTACAGTAGCTGCTGATTGCTAGAGATGAATGGAAATGGAAGAGGAAAATGCAGGCATGTCTTTAAGGAGATTGTAGAATTTGGAAGGTGATATCGCAGGAGGGACTTTGAATCAACTTGccatattttttgaatttttgactccggattttcaaaatttaaaaagaacatAACATATTTATTATGCAATAGTCTATAACAGTGGTCATGGCCACGGTACGGTCCAAACCGGATTCAGTGATGGTTCTTCCTCCTGTAAATCAAAATctatcggtttgattttttatttcttaaataaaatattttaaaaattatatcacttaatattttatataaataaattaaattattaaataattaaatttaaatt
This window encodes:
- the LOC110600921 gene encoding rab3 GTPase-activating protein catalytic subunit — encoded protein: MEAPSFVSKAKIAFHSAAAKAERVFTDIKSDFKSDRADSDKQTAKESKRQLEDEYLKNDAESKGNNEGKHLRWRPTHIGTKQEWQDRLKNIRIGKKGAENHAEKVEETIMDIPFYDENMYIVYMKNDVEAKGSQVSAIVDRLNSTNPDSIPSTSVMKQLAIAIDAGKKHKTMKDILVSSGASSPIMERASLSLAAVKSLVLRDKEDKLASEFGADEEKVLSLIHSLFDVEGRFLKRNISSGSEALTLLRDIHGTPPESLLVKLSEVIGSFKTLRKMAFIWCKIISEVRRLWSEELHLPGIPLDDLPDLNSCLLYQKFQVFNCCLSRKRRHSLATESLELVMRDASSHAEQSVISNGTVSPSRILYARLSSGENVLRLGADQPADNLTLLETGEPVYSPITQEGPLLTEDLIKENEEFVLRTGSVGAGCSQLLSDMQAFKAANPGCILEDFVRWYSPPDWTDDLDEANGFFEGGDASSMRGQLSRRMQKEGNLWLELWETAKAVPAIKQAPLFDEDLAVEGVLQDLEELSPSELFEQLFISLLGLGFVMAESKLSSNNDLSKLFNEFKDYIVFTCQGSSWSEKVDDLCQVYETVEKMLLNPEEVLKAIKQTEETTSTTAGELKSRFKRLGLNFGSKDKNLRKSSLKDEKNSEISHRQPFSNFFDGKSSLFSKKPPKPEIASVAGDKSPPDENGWTIVNP